The DNA segment ggttGTTAAGGTACAAATCACAATACATACATCCAGTACTGAGTCAACATCTTTGTGAAAACTGAGCAGATTCTTTCAGATTTTTAAACAGTCAGACAGTTAAGACGTTACAATGAGGTAAACGTACATACACAGTCAACAACATGAACAGGCTGTACCAAGCAGACATTACTACAATGACTTTTACCATGTACCAAATGTTACCTGTGCAAATCCTTATAAAGGGCAGAAATATTGTCCCTTATTAAAACGGATTGTATTACAGTGTTATGGTCGAAGGAAATTAATGCAAATTTCAGCCATGACATGGTATTTCCATACAAATATCATCATCAAGATAGCATGTCAGGATAACCGATAAACATTTCATTCCTACTGACCAAAAACGTTTTGTCAATTTAGCGGTAAACGAGTGGTTAATGCTTAATAACGCTTTTGAGACTTCCTAaattaaatctgtatttttcactttgtcattccAACATAtggagtaaaaaacaaaacaaaaaaaaaaccctattacCACAAATGTTCAAAATCAACATAAGATTAACAAACGTTTATACAAAAGCTTTGTATTAATGCCTCACGTTTCCACTGATGTCAGTATTAAAGAAAACATCTTGTGTAGGATCGAGGCTATtgatcaaacaaaaacaaaaaccacgACAACAGTCATAAAAATGCAGCGTGCACTGCCCTAAAACATGCTTTGCAaaattaaaggaaataaataaagccaCAACAGGAGGCTTTTGTTCTCGGTAGCCATAGACATCAATGGAAACCCTCTGTAAAACCCTCTTGACCTTTAAATGTGGAGAAATGAGCCACTTTATCAACAAACGCATGCAATAAACTCGCTTTCCCCTTGAAAGACAGTGCAGATGTAATGTGTCATTCTCTGGAGGGGGGAGCTCTGACTGAATGCTTCCTTTAAGGGGACAGACCACCTGCACACCTGACAGTCCggaacagaaaaacaaactttaCAGCACAAGGATATACTCCTCGTGCTCACTGGGTGATGGAGGAGCTGTAATCTGGACGCCGGGTCTGGATGATTTTGGGTCGTGGCCGTCTGAAGCTGTCCATATCGTCCTCAGCACCAGAGCTGTCTTGATCACTCTCGCACACGTGCACCACCACACTGGGGGTAGTTGGGGTTCCAGAGTGTAGCTCGTATTTTTCCCCTAGAGGTAttcataaagaaagaaaacattcaaacatctttttgtaaagaaatgaaacaaagcAGTTATATCGAGTTTATGTATGTAGATACCTGGGCCAAGCCTGGCGATGGCACAGAGAAGGTCATAGTTGATGACAGGTGTGGGATCCTGAGCTTGTTCCCATCCCACCGGAGGAGATGGAGGTGGAGAGAGAAGGAACTGTTTGTCTGGTTTGGGAGGCTCCAGTCGTGCACTTCCTATATGTACCGACTAAAGATGGAAAAATGAAATCACGGCAATTATTAAACCTACTGAAAGATTGAGGAAAATGTTGccatttagagaaaaaaaaatctaaacaacaAACATACCTGGGCAAAATAAAGTCGGATCTCTGAGCCGTTGAAGTCGCTCTTGTGAAGTCTTGCTCTTGCCTCTGCGGCTGCCAGAGCATTGCTGAAGTTAATTCTCACTCGCCTGAAGCTCTTGAAGAACTGAAAGGTAACTTCGGCATCAAAGGCACGGAAGAGCTCTTCGAAACTAGCCTGAGGGAGGAAGCGAACACCAGAATAAATtcacacacaccagaaaacacattttacacagagaTACAGCTGAATGAGTCAAACCTGCACCTGGCAGTTTTTTATCAGGCTGTGACAGATTGACGTTTCTGAATATGTCTATAATAATCAgtgatgcacaaaaaaaaagctattgcTTCAGATTACAGGCCCTGTAAATGACTGGCTGCTTTAGGAACACGCCACATGAGCCTGGTTTCCAGGGTAACACGGGAGAATCACTGAGCGATGCAGGAGCTCAGACAAATGATGGTGAAAAactggatcagaccaccatgcaAAACAGTGCCAAGATTGCATTATGAGCCAACCGCCTAAACCACAGTAATTTACCAACCGTGTGTAAACGTGTGCATGTTTGAGCACTATGTCATCACTCGCGTCAGACTCTGAATCGCTCTTTTTTCGTCATTCCTCCCCTGCTCATTTccattattttccatttttccaaTCTTTTCTTGCTCTTTTGTCTGGCATGACTAACTGATTAACTCAAAAGTGACTGGACAAAAGTATCCTGGAAAAGCATAGCAGCACTATATTACATATTAGCATTGTGCATGTTTTATGTCAATTAGAACTCAGAAGTCAACAATCCTGACGATTCCGAAATCTGACTACTGAAATGTTAAACTAGATTTTTAATCGTATTGCTTTACTAGTCTCTGTCATGTATCGTCATAGCAGAACGGGGTGCTGTTCTGCAGTTTAACAGCTGTATGGTTTCTCAGATGTTTCTAAAGGTCCACGTACATTTATACAGCCTAGTAAGTAATTCTGGCAAATCTTACTTTATTTCATTGTTGTGAGGTTAAAAGGTCAGGTTGAAGCACAATGTAGCATCCATAATCATTTATctaaattgtttataaaaaagttctaaacaaaaacattctacTCTTTCTACATCACAGTTACATTCCCAGAAAAAGAGATCTTGTGCTAAAAACaccaaaactttttaaaaagagTACCCTGGCCTCAGGTCTGTTAAACATATCCAGATCCTCTAGGGATGCGATAAGGCAGAAGGGGTTGCACTTCATGGTTTTAAGGTGCATGATGGATGCTCGCCGAATCCTGCAGAGGACTTGAGAAGTGAGGAATCGGAAAGGGGTCCGTTTTGCCTTCCCCAGCGTGAGAGCGGAATGAGATCTGGATCAGAAATAAATCCTAGTCTTCAAGTTTCTTGTTAGGGGAAAATGTTCTTTCTCTTCGATCTTCCTCTTTTCGCCGTTTGTTGAAGTCAAGGCTGTGGCTGATACGAAGTGTTCGATGACAGAAATAAGTCACAGGCAAAACAAATTAGCAGCAGTCATAACCAGCAGAAAGAGATAAAAATCTGTGATAATTGCTGATATGTTAATCgagcacgaaaaaaaaaaagctgtgtcgTCCAAATAAGTCTTCTGGTAGAGATCGTGTTTCTGCACAACTACTGAAACGTCTTTGAGGCTCAGCAAGACTGCACACATGCGTGTTTTCTGCTCTTTATGTAAGAGACTCAGCAGCACAGTGACAGGCCCAGCCCTTTCAGAAAGGGAGGGAGTGAAACTACAGTCCTCCTTCCTTGTTGTCTCTGCTGACTCATCTCCACTCTAACCACGAGCACAAGGGCTGGAAAATGTGTGTCACTGCCGACTAGAGCCTAAACTCAGTTTTACCGACCTCAGCCTGCTCCTTTCCGACACATTCCTTTTGGGCATGTATAATCTATAACACATAACTACCATCCTCTCCCCCACCAGAACATGAGCGGGATGGAAAATCTAAATCAGCTGAGCTGCGCAACGAGGCAGCTGTGTTATGAAGAGCTCCCTGCAGCATACTTTCCATGGGTGTTAATTCCCTTCATCTCgctcatgctgtttttttttttgctctatccatTTGCTTCCCcccagcctctctctctctgactccaGAGCCAGAGGATTTGTCCCTTTATTGCGGCTCAGTCAGTCCATCATTTTAGTGGCATTCGGCACAAAGACGTCAGACTTATTTTTATACTACATGACGTCTTTCTCTCCGTGCCTGGCAAGCCAAACAAATAcagctctttcttttctccagcCCAAAAGTCTCTCAGGTGAAATAGACAAACCAGTGTTTTACAGTCGCTGAGATTAGTGTGACTATATCTAAACACCcattagtgtgtgtgggtgtgtgtttgctgaACAAGACCATTATTAGAGTAAATAATTCCAGACCACTTGTGCAGTGGAAAGGTGCAAATATGAAACCAACATAAAACAAAGGGAAAGAATGAAGGTACTGTGAGACAAGGCTATGAAACTTCCAACAAGAATGGCATTTAACAAATGACCCAGGCAACTGAAACTTCTCATTCACAACAGCTTTAACAGTTTTAGAAAGCTTTAACAGGTGTAGACATTTCTCTAGATGGAGGCACTACGTTTTTTTGAGCAGCTGACagagcaccaaccttcataaaaaaaactgtaatttatCTGCCACTCGGATCTATATTATTAGACATTGATATCCAACAGAAAAACCTTATTTTGTTCTCAGGCAACAAATAATGACAGCTTTAACTCAGCAGTAATAAGACCTTGGGTAAAGACTGGTATTGTAAAAAAGCTAAGCCACATTAGCCTCATCAACTTGTATACATTTCCCACAGTGAAAGCAATGTTAAATGGTTGAACTGGTACACAAAGCTTGTGTCAAGCCTTGCTATGATCACTCTGATCTCAGTCCCAATGTCCTTCAGAGGACTTTCCTGGTTCAGAACAGGAACAACTTGCACTTTCCACTGACTGAACTGTTTATGAGCTTTTAGGATCTGATTGTGCATTTCCAGACTTTCCAGAGACACTAAACCCAGTGGAATCTTCCATCACACGACTATCAGCTGACCAAAGCCAGCTGGAGACTGACTCTTACAACAGAGtacatttccatatttttttttttttatcttgagaTGCCCTGATATGAAAATCAGTGACTTCCTATAACACAATATGAAACTATTCTTTGCATTTAATCCTTAATTAAATCCTTAACACAAACCATTCGGATTAATCAGAAAAGACAGAATTTAATATGTCATTAGCAGTCATCAGATTTAATATATTAggataattattaataattataaccaTAAAATATGAAAGTTGAATAAATATTTACGAATAAAATGTTGTAATCGTATCATTGAGCACTGTTATATACTAAACAGGCTCAGGAAAGTTAAGACTTCCCTTTTAAAATATGTAGAAAGGTACACATTTAGTAATAATGCAAATGGCTGCATGTGAAAATACAAAAGACTATATACGACATTTCACAGTGTTTTTCTTTAGACACTGAATCACTGCTGATGAAGACATTACAACAGAgcttttatatactgtatgatgTAAAGATAAAAACATTATGGCAGCCTTTAGCAGAGTTGCACATCTAATCACACCAATGGTATAAGAAATTTGAATACTATATGACATTTCCATTCCACACAAATACTTTCGGTTTCCCCCTAACTGTTTATGCTCTCCCACCGGGAAACAAACATGACTGCCATGTCAGAGCATTTGAGTATCTCATTTTATAACCTggacacaaacttttgtcaatttTATTTTGTCGTAGAACTAAACACAATCAATTATTCGATAGAGgcttcaaatattaaaaaaatatatcaagaaaacaaaaacgcaTTAGTAGATGTGAACATTCCATGTCTGATCTCTGTATATGTGTAATTTGTAAAATACATCTGTATTGATGGAAATGATTTAGATTTCCTTTTTTACAGTTAAAGAGGTTATTTCCTGTAACAGGTTTGAGAACCACTATTCTATAGAACACCGCAACAATGTCGCATAGACATACACCATAACATTTATCTTGTACACAGTAGTAAAGAACCGTGTTGCCAAAATAATCACTTTGCTTCGCTAGATTTGGATACTATATAGTCCCGTTTAATGACGTTGTGATTCTAACAATTTTGAGTTGACATTAGTAACTGCCCTGAACTCAACGTAGCTTTCTTTCTCACATCGTAGATATAAGATTATCATTGCTCGCAATAATGAATCACTTGAACACTATTATTCCAAACAACTAATCAAAGATTTGTTTTTcgacaaccaatcactgacacCCATGTGGTCTCGTTGCTTTTTTGCACACTTTCTTGTTCTTTAATTACATCCCTCACTACCATTTTGCCTGTGTTCTGGATTATAACGTAGCGGTTTGTATACGTGTTAATAGTTTCTGACCAAAAAGATAAATTCTTTCAAcattaaatcttttattttgtattctgGTAAAACTATTAAATTCTGTGTTTACAAAAACCTTCCTTCTTCTTGCAGCAGGGTTTGACATCCAAATGACCAAGAAGCTTTAATAAACATGGAAATGAGTCTGTGAGATCAGTCTTTTACTTGTGACTCTTTGAGCATGTCTTAGCTAATGCAAAGTCAGCACAGTCGAGCTGGTACACGGCTTCTGACATAACGACAACTTttaactttatactttatacctTTTAACTTTATACCTATGATTagaagtttaaaacatttacattaaaaatgtaaatgtaatgtaaaaccCTAGCACTCATGAAAGCAGCTGCCCAAAATAACTCGGTGGACcttgtttttctctcatttgCATCCAGTATTGAGCTATAATACTTATTCTTACAAATTAGTTTACAGCCTGTGATCTTTGTATTAATTACCCTGCGCTCGTCTCTTTGTCAAATGGGTTTTATTGAAAACCAAGCAAAGTACAATTACCAGATacaatttacataattattGTGTACAACACGCAAATACATatacatcaaaaaaaaaaaaaaaaaacataataagcACCACAATATTCTTCACAGTATAAAACCGAGATGCCCAAACAAGGGCCCGTGGGTCAAAGCTGGCCCGTAGTGACTTGTGATTTGAGCAGCCATGCCATATATGACAAGAGGACAAAGAAAGCCACTGATACAgataatcatttaaaatctaatgtcaaatataacattttgtttaatttgtattctgaaaaataaatgtaaactgaaATCAAAAAGTAGTGAATATCTGTTCATTTAGGGAAAACAGTCTCTAATTAGTGGTCACAGGCATATGGTTCTGTATGGTTTATAGCCTGAATATCTGTATTAGACATTAAACTCTACTGCACTGTCAATGTGATTGTTTTGACGTTTATATTGTACTGATTTTAAGTTTtattgtaaaagaaaacatgggAAAAATAACTGCATAATTTAAGCGGATTAcagaatacagtggaacctcgatactcgcgacctCAATAGTTCACGATTTTTCATTTGGAACTGGACTAGAAGAGTAACTCGCAAGAAATCTAATGGTTTGCGAGAAGCCGCGAGTGGCTCAAATGtgcggagtaacatttcaaaacagagtttgtactaataaattccattaattaaatttaagaaactattttattattgtattattaatttaaagtagtaaataaaacatttatgacaagaaattcacaatttttgttgagtttaccgCACAATTATGTACAATttcccttgaaaaaggaaccatcaaaaggagtcAAAACCTTGCAAGGTTTTTTGACTCTCCATTTTTGTTACTCGCGAAGGGTCATAAAACCCCCGTGactatcgaggttgcactgtaatgtttgccatttatttctttatttcaaaatattataaataaataaataagcggAACCATTGCACTGTGTATAATACAGTTTGATATAAACCAGCATTTACTTTCAGCCCTTAATTAAGTTCATAGGTAAACAATTGGGCTCCTCTGTTTAACATTCATTCATGGTGAaaaccaaataataaaatgaaaacagataaaaaattaaacataaaaggTAGCAGATCTTATCTAAACCCTGTACTCCTCCCATACTGGTGTGCTTGTATGgaagtgtgtattgtattgtatcacTGATTTGCAATTACAGCTTTCATGCGTTTTGGCATGCTCTCCACCAGTTTTTCACCTTTGCTGGCactctttttgaaaaaaaaaagaaaaaaagaaaaagagcaaaCAGCTCAGCTTTGCTTGATGGTTTGTGACCATCCATCTTCCTCTTGATGACATTCCAAAGGTTTTCAATGGGGTATAAATCTGGAGATTGGGCTGGCCATGACAGGGTCTTGATCTGGTGATCCTCCATTCAGACTCTGATTGCGctggttttttttgcatggtgcattgtcctgttggaaaatcCAATCCTCCGAGTTGAGGAACACTGTCTTAGCAGAAAGCAGCAAATGTTCTTCTAGAACAATTCTGTACTTGGCTGGATTCAGGCACCCTTCATAAAGACAAATCTGTCCAATTCCAGCCTTGCTGAAGCACCCCCACATCATCACTGAAACTCCTCCATATTTTACAGTTGGTGCAAGACACTGTGGGTTGTAGGCCCCTCCAGGTCTCCGTCTAACCAGAAAACCACCGGGTGTCGACAAAGCTGAAAATTGGATTCATCAGAAAAGA comes from the Silurus meridionalis isolate SWU-2019-XX chromosome 3, ASM1480568v1, whole genome shotgun sequence genome and includes:
- the rcan1a gene encoding calcipressin-1a isoform X1 → MAEEEELLNVHFTSLPDSLIAYKVDEDVLRHAHLRASFEELFRAFDAEVTFQFFKSFRRVRINFSNALAAAEARARLHKSDFNGSEIRLYFAQSVHIGSARLEPPKPDKQFLLSPPPSPPVGWEQAQDPTPVINYDLLCAIARLGPGEKYELHSGTPTTPSVVVHVCESDQDSSGAEDDMDSFRRPRPKIIQTRRPDYSSSITQ
- the rcan1a gene encoding calcipressin-1a isoform X2 — its product is MHLKTMKCNPFCLIASLEDLDMFNRPEARASFEELFRAFDAEVTFQFFKSFRRVRINFSNALAAAEARARLHKSDFNGSEIRLYFAQSVHIGSARLEPPKPDKQFLLSPPPSPPVGWEQAQDPTPVINYDLLCAIARLGPGEKYELHSGTPTTPSVVVHVCESDQDSSGAEDDMDSFRRPRPKIIQTRRPDYSSSITQ